In one Serinus canaria isolate serCan28SL12 chromosome 2, serCan2020, whole genome shotgun sequence genomic region, the following are encoded:
- the CDYL gene encoding chromodomain Y-like protein isoform X2, whose product MEALAANGTTNIQTSVTGVTASKRRFIDDRRDQPFDKRLRFSVRQTESAYRYRDIVVRKQDGFTHILLSTKSSENNSLNPEVMKEVQSALNTAAADDSKLVLFSAVGSIFCCGLDFIYFIRRLTDDRKKESTKMAEAIRNFVNTFIQFKKPIIVAVNGPAIGLGASILPLCDVVWANEKAWFQTPYTTFGQSPDGCSSLTFPRIMGLASANEMLFSGRKLTAQEACAKGLVSQVFWPGTFTQEVMVRIKELVTCNSVVLEESKALVRNIMKVDLEQANEKECEVLKKIWGSAQGMDSMLKYLQNRIDEF is encoded by the exons ATGGAAGCATTAGCAGCCAATGGTACAACCAACATCCAGACATCTGTAACAGGAGTGACAGCCAGCAAACGAAGGTTTATTGATGACAGGAGAGATCAGCCCTTTGATAAAAGGCTACGTTTCAGCGTGAGACAAACGGAGAGCGCATACCGGTACAGAGACATTGTTGTCAGGAAACAAGATGGATTCACACACATTTTGCTGTCAACAAAATCGtctgaaaataattcattaaatCCAGAG gtaATGAAGGAAGTCCAAAGTGCACtgaacacagcagctgcagatgaCAGTAAACTTGTGCTGTTCAGTGCAGTTGGTagcattttctgctgtggtcttgattttatttattttatacgACGTTTAACGGATgatagaaaaaaggaaagcactAAGATGGCAGAAGCTATTAG gAATTTTGTGAATACTTTTATTCAGTTTAAGAAGCCTATCATTGTAGCAGTAAATGGCCCAGCCATTGGACTTGGAGCATCTATATTGCCTCTGTGTGACGTGGTCTGGGCCAACGAGAAGGCCTGGTTTCAGACACCATACACTACTTTTGGACAAAGTCCAGATGGATGTTCATCCCTTACATTCCCTCGGATTATGGGCCTGGCTTCT GCCAATGAAATGTTGTTCAGTGGAAGGAAGTTGACGGCGCAGGAAGCTTGTGCCAAAGGACTCGTCTCCCAAGTGTTCTGGCCAGGAACATTCACACAGGAAGTAATGGTTCGAATTAAAGAACTTGTCACATGTAATTCAGTT GTACTTGAAGAATCCAAAGCTTTAGTACGTAACATCATGAAGGTGGACTTGGAACAAGCAAATGAAAAGGAGTGTGAAGTTTTGAAGAAAATCTGGGGCTCAGCACAAGGGATGGACTCAATGTTAAAATATCTGCAGAACAGAATTGATGAATTCTGA